The DNA window ACCACGGATTTCCCCCCCGGGCTCAGGCCGGGCAGGTGACCgccgtgtccccagcccctgggcagcACCGCGTTACTCGCAGCCCCGTACGTCAAGTGGCGGGAGGCCGCACGCCCGCCTCCTGGGGCGTCCCGCTTGTCGCGGTCCCTCCGGTGAGGTCAGCGCTTCAGCGGTGACGCAGGTGTAACTCATACAGCTCCAACGCAACCTTTGCACGGACGTGACGCTTGTCACCGCGCCCGGTAACGCCTTGTCCCCTCTGGAAcccgaggggggggggggcagttgtACCCGTGGGGCCGGGGCACAGGACGCGCTAGGATGCCTTGACGGCTGTTAGCGCTCAGGGGCAGGGAAACGTAACGTTCCCAAATCCCGCGtgtggcggcggcggcccggggGCGGCCTTGGCACCGGCCCTGGCACCGGCCCGCCATGTCGCCTGCCCGCCCGCGGCGCCCGCGCTGCTGCTATGGCAACCGCCGAGCGCCATCACCGGCCTTAGCTCGAGGGAGGCATTGAATGGCTGCCGATCGGCCTCATTCATTGGCTGTCCTGCCGGAGAAACCGCCCACTCACTGACCCTTTCGACCAATCGGCGTCCCTTCTCCTTACGACCGCCTCGCGTCGTCACTTCTTCCAAGTGTTCATAAACAACAATTCTCCCTCCCTCGCCCTTCCCCGTCCCCGCCTATCCTCCTGCTCGCGCGCGAGCATTCTGCCTTCTTATGGGCGGACAGCCGTCTCAGAGCGCCCCAGCATGGCGGGGACAGCCAATGAGCGGCGCCGGCGTTGGACAGCGTCCACCTGACGCCGCGGGGTGAGGGCGGAAACAGGAAGTGGCCGGAGGGGCTCGGTGGCGGCGGCGCCATGGGGGCGGCGCTGGGGGTCTGCTCGCTGGCCAGCTGGGTGAGTGGCGGCGCGGCGGAGGGAGCTGCaacccccgccccctccccgggagcGGTCCCGGCCCGAGCGGTGGGGGCTCGGCTTGAGCGGGCGGGCCCGGGGCCGGTGAccccgctgccccccctcccctcccgcggCCTGTGGGCAGGAGCCCGGTCCCGGCAGCTCCGAAGAGCCGGGGGAGGCTTCAGCCCCTCGGGGCAGCGCGGGCGCCGGGCTGTAGCGATCCCGCTCCTTCCTCGCCTGGCCGGGAGCCGGGTCGCTAACGGACGCGGCCTGGCGGGGCGGTGCCGAGCCCGCTGCCGGGCGGCTGCCCCTCGCGTATCCCAGGAAGGGAGCCCGGGCTGGGTTATCCGCGGGTGCTTTCGAACGGGCTGTCGGTCAGAAACGCCGATGGAGCGGTTTCTGTGTgcggcccggcggggagggagTTTgggttttcctctcttcctgtcGCTGTGTACCCGGTGTGAGCTGCGAGGGGAGGAATGCCGTCGCTATTTCTGTCTCTGCCCTTCAGATTCCCTGTCTGTGCAGCGGTGCCTCGTGTTTACTGTGCCGATGCTGTCCCAACAGCAAGAATTCAACAGTGACGCGTCTTATTTacgccttcctcctcctcctcagtaCAGTTCTTGCCTGCATTATGCTGGCACCGGGGATGGAAGAGCAGCTGAAAAAGGTACGGAGAGAGAAACCTCTTTCTCACTATTTGCCAAACCATTACTTGTGCCAGTGACTATCGATCCTGTTTATTTGGAGTGGATTACGTGAGAGACACAAACACCCCCATGTGCTTTATCCTGTGAGTTAAGAGACCACATGTGCTGAATAGCTTATAGCTGAACTAGTGAATTCAGTGAATGTACGTTTTTAAGTATGTGCCTGGTCTCTGAAACCTGAGCAGACCTGGAGGTGGCCAGTTGTTACCAGAGGCGTGCTGCTTTGGCATCTTAATCTTCCCGGATGCTTGTAGTGATGGCACGGGGACAGAAAGATGATAATAAGGTCTGTGCAGGCTGGCTGAGCACAAAGTCTTTTGTTATCAGATCTCCCAGAAGACAGCTGACCGAGAGCCTTAGCTGTTAGAGGGTTTAAAGAATGTAATTGCAAACACAGATGTAAATTCACAACTAAATGTGTCTTTACTCAGATACCTGGATTTTGTGATGAGGGGCTTCATACTCGGATACCGCATATGAATGGCTTTGTCGACTGTGATGTGTTTGTTGGATACAGAGCTGTCTATCGAATCAGCTTTGCCATGGCAGtgttcttctttctcctctctctcttcatgATAGAAGTGAAAACAAGTAATGATCCAAGAGCCTCGGTACACAATGGGTATGTGTGTGAGCCAGCTGTCTGGTCTTCcaacttgttttctctctcctctcaaGTTTCTTTGCTGAACACAGTGGGAAATTGTTTATGCACACATTGACAGCCTTGAGATTCTTCTGAACTGAGCACAGAGTAACATTTTAATCTCCTAAAAAGCCTCCTATTTATGTAATGTGTCAGCATAGTGGTAATGGGAAGCTAGACATCACTGCTAGTACTCTGAGGTTGGGTAATGAAAAGGACGGTGCTCTGGGCATCCCTCAGTTTCCATAGAGATGCTAGgtttcagttattttatatCCCCTTCCTTGTGCTGACTAGCGCTCATTGGGTCATTCACTAGGTCAGTCTGACTCAGTAATCCAGCAGAAACTGGTTTCTGATTCACTGATTTAACTGGGTTAGTTCTGGGCTAGATAGCTGGATTATCATAGCCATGTAATTTGAATGGGACCTTTGGAGATCATCTGATCCAagcccctgctcagagcaggaccACTGTGAGCAGGTTATCTGGGGGCTTGTCTAGTTGAATCTTAATGTCCCAAAGGATGGGGATGCTttgacctctctgggcaacctgtgcaaTTTTTTGCAATATCTAATTGTAGATTCTCTTTTTGCAACTTGTGtgtgttgcctcttgtccttctACTACGCACCTGTGGGAAGAGCCTGGTTTTGTCATCTTTACATCTTTTGTTTAGGCAGCTGAAGACAGCAGTTAgatctcccttttcccttccccgaGCTGGATAGTGCAGAGTTAGCCTTCCTCCCTGCAAGGATGAGCTGCTGACTCATGTTCCgtttgctggagcaggagctccTCTTTCAGCAAAGCTTTCTAGCCAGTCGACCCCAGTCTGTTCTGTCACACAGGGTTTTTCTGTCCCAGGTGAAACACTCTGTATTTGCTTGTGTTGAACTTTGAGATTTCTGTCAGTCCATGTCTCTAATGTGTCAACCGTTGCTTCACCTTATCCCTCTGATTTGATGAACATCTTTATCTGCAATCccactgaatatattttttttctttaaattactgTTAGACACTCACCTATGTACAGCAAGGTGCTTGCAGATGATGTAAAACATGACTGTTGTGTGCGGAGCGAGACCAATATTTTCAAGTTGTATCTTCTTTTAAAGGTTCTGGTTCTTCAAAATAGCTGTCATTGTGGCTATCATGGTTGGAGCGTTTTACATTCCTGAAGGGCCTTTCACAAGAGGTATGGTTAATACATCATTGTGGAATTCTGTTTAATAAACTCAAACCTTTTCACAGACTTACCAGGCTATAGTTGCGATAGCGTAGGTTTTCTTGTAGAAGACACAGATTCTGTCCTACTTTAGAGTATCTTGGTTCATCCAGTATTTTGGTGACCAACTGCAGTTATGGCAATAAGCAGTCTCTCTTCAAGTGCAGAAGTGTTGTGTATTATTAATTTGGTACTCCATGACATGATTGCTACTGGGCTGAGTCTTCTGACACTACTTAGAGGCAGCTCAGAACACTGACGAGTGCTAAATACTTCCCTAGAGTCTCGGAAAAATCTGCACCAGAAACCTTTACTGTCTGTCCACGTCACAGGAACTTGAAATGGTTGTTGATTCTCAGAGAAATGTGCCATGATGGTACTTTTGTATGCAAAGACGTCCTGTGTTAGATCTTGCGTTCGCTCTGAAAACACATTGGGCTAAACGTTCCCATGCTCAGCTTGACTAGCATAGGCTGCACCCTTCAAATAGCTGGGACTCCTTGCATGCTTCTGTAGGACAGAGGCCAAGGTGATTCACAGCATCTGCATTTCTAAATATAGCTTCAGATTTTCTCATTATTTGCCTGCAGTATAATTAGGAGctttttgtgttgtggtttgttttttattttttttaaactgggatagcatgcaaatgaagaaagctaaccctatttttctttctcccttttctagCTTGGTTTGCTATTGGTGTTTGTGGAGCCTTCTGCTTCATTCTTATCCAGTTGGTGCTGCTTGTGGACTTTGCTCACTCCTGGAATGAGAGCTGGGTTGAGAGAATGGAAGAGGGAAATTCTAAATGTTGGTATGCAGGTAGGAATCTTAACCTGTAAAGGATTTGTTTCTGCTGGCCCGCACTTTGCAGAATATCACTTACTAGTTAGCAAACATATCCTAGAATTACACTCCACAGTCTTACTAATGTAAACATTTGGAATTAATAGCTGCACTGTTGCCTTTTTctcattaaatgcaaaatattctaGGTCTGACGGTCATAATAAACAACACTTAGCTACTTCCAGTGTGAGTGCAGAGCTAGTAGTCTGGATCTCTTCAGCTCTGACTTTGCTTTGCCACCTCCCCTCCTGAGGTTCTCAGGAAGAGAGTTGTGTCAATGGCGGTCTGCAGTACGACACAAAGCGTGCCTTGGCGCGTGCTCCCGCGCTGACCGCTGAATTACAAAGTGCTAATTGTTGTGGTTCTCTGCTTATAGCTACGAATGCTGCAACAGCATTTTGTAGCTTCTTATAAAGAACATAGCAGAATGGAAATGAAGATGGGTGGCCTTTAGCACCGAAGGGGGAATTCAGGGCTTGTAAATAGCCCACTAGAAGTGTGTGCAAAAAGCACTCTCATTTTGACACTGTGGCTTGACATCAGTTAAACCGCTGCAGAAAGGCAGGTCTTATTCCCCTGATGGCAGCACTGGATTTCCCTTAAGCTACACTACCTAGTaagctgaaacagaaatttagcCATACctaataaaaatgtgttctgCTAGCCTAACTTCCTGAACCTGACTTCCAAGTGAGGAAGCAGGACTGTCTCTTTACAGTGGTAGCCGCTTGTTAAATCACCTTTGTGCTGTTAAACTACATGCTTATAGTAACAGTTATTTcttccctccagctctgctgtcctGTACAAGCTTGTTCTACGCCTTGTCGCTGGTTTTTGTTGTGCTCTTCTATGTTTTCTACACGAAGCCTGATGACTGCACCGAGAACAAGTTCTTCATAAGCTTTAATATGATCCTGTGCTTTGCTGTCTCCGTTGTTTCTATCCTTCCAAAAGTTCaggtattatttttctctgctattttctTCTGACATACAAAGCAAGGAGGCAAGAAAGACATAGCACCAATTCAGTCAGACATAAGAACTTTAAAATTTGGCTACCACAGCTAGGAACATCTGAAAAAGTCACGTGCTCACACCAGTGCATTATGTAGTGATGTATTTCCTGAAGATAGGCTTTTTTTGGCTAACGTTGTTTTGGACTTTATTTCCATGTGGGGCACTGCTGGTGTGGTTTTAGTGGTGAAGGTTCTGGCAGAACAGAGAAACACATtagggaaaagcaaaataagctgGGAATTTATTGGCTTAATACTGTGGCTTTGAAATTATGGGTAAGCGTGTCGAATGTGAGAGGAAGCTTGTGTATTACTTGATTCTGAACTGGTTATTGCTCAGATAAATCATGTGCTAGATTCATATCTACAAAACTGTTAAGCAAGTTGGGATTAACTCAGTAAGAACCTGTAACTGAGTCTTGGGCACAGAAAAATTTGGTTTGCTTATCCCTTCCATGTTTGAGTTGCTCACTGCATAAATTGTATTACTCTAGGGAGTTTCTTCCAGTCTTTTAAACAGAACGAAGtccaatgcatttttaaaaaaattaagtttttcgTGCTACTAATTTTTGAATCTGTGGCAGTAGGGTAAAACTATCCAACTATACATAAAACTTGGCCTTTTGGTCTTGGCTTGGTATTCTTTGAACAGGAACACCAGCCTCGGTCTGGCCTCCTCCAGTCCTCTGTGATCACACTCTACACCATGTATCTCACTTGGTCAGCCATGTCCAATGAGCCTGGTAAGCAACAGTGGGTCTTGAGCAACACAGTTTGGTGGGAAAGCAGACGTTGGTGGTGGGGCTCATAGTTATTACAGATCACTGTGGGGATTGCTGATCTGTCTAGATAAAATCTAGCGAGGCAGTAAAGCTGGCTTTACTGAAACCATCAAATTGCTTCTTTCAAGAACTAAactgagggaaagaaaacagtgtcGGGgcattctgattttatttatttattacatcCTTGCCTAGCTCACAGGAGGGAAAACTATTCCATGCCATTACTGCCTCTGGGGAATCAAAGAGATCAGCAGTTGAAGGGAATGAAAAATTGCAAGCttatttgtcatcttttcttaGCTATAAATGCTGTCAAAGCTTGTCTTTCTTTAATTGGCCTTGAAATCCCTTTCAGAACGAAACTGTAACCCGAGTTTGCTGAACATCATTACCCAGATAGCAACACCCACGCTTCTTCCGGCAAATACCACTGTGGTACCTGCTACGCCAGCTCCGCCCAAGTCCCTACAGTGGTGGGATGCCCAGAGTGTTGTGGGCTTGGTTATCTTTGTCCTTTGCCTCTTGTATTCCAGGTAGGATCTGCACTGCTGTCAAATGCTAAACAATTGGGATTTGTCTGCCTTTTTGTTTGAAACTGGGTCTAGTGAAAAATGCACATGTGTTTATTCATATCCAGCTGCCCAAGCCCAAATATGGCTAATAAAACTGCATTCTGTTTTGTGGATATCTGCTCAGATAACAGAACAAAATGTGTTGAGAGACCTGGACTAGGAACACTGTTTAATTAGGTTAACAAAAgctcaaatgaaaacagatctGTCTGAGGAGATTCTTTGTGTTTCCAGATGGatttaagaaatgttatttGCTAGTCCCAGATGTTCATTGTGGTCTCTTGCTTGATTAGCAAACACAGCTAACTGAAAAGGAAGTTTTTAACCATGTCACTCTTTGGGTTATACTGCAGCATTCGCTCTTCGAGTAACAGCCAGGTGAACAAGCTGACACTGTCTGGGAGTGACAGTGCCATTCTGGAGGAGACGGTGGGAAcaggcagcggggctgcagaggaaggaggagtgCGCCGTGTCATGGATAATGAGAAGGATGGTGTTCAGTACAGCTATACCTTCTTTCACTTCATGCTCTTTCTTGCCTCTCTTTACATCATGATGACACTCACAAACTGGTACAGGTAAGAGCAAGACAGAAAGTGTTTCTAGGTGGATAGGAGACTCCTGCCCTATGAGTTAAGGTTTCACTAGAGTTGTGCCTTTGCAGTTGTGTGTTGCTGAATTAAGATGTAAAAAGGCAAAATCAGCAGCTGTAGTCCTTGTGGACTGCTTCACAGCTGCAAGAGCAGAAAGGGTGGTTGCCATCCTTCATTGGGTTAAGGTCCACCTGGGAAGTTTGTCAGAGGCAGCCTGGTGTTACTGGCTCGCAGCCTGGGAATGGTAGGCAGAGACAGCCATGCCTGCCACTTATTTCCTAGATCCTCTGTTGCAGCTTGTAACTGCTTTCCCCAGGACTACCATATTGTATAAATTAGCAAATACAGAGCAGCAGCCCTCAGGAATCTATTTCATACCTCACGGAaagatttcctttaaaagtagCACATCAACATATGCAGCCAGGACATTGCTGGTTTAGGTGTCTCACCATACTCCTCCCACAAAGGCCTGTGCACTGGAATGTCCCAGATCATTGTTCTAACTCCATGTGAAGGTTAGCAAGGAATAGTGGAAGGTGCTTTCTGTATCTATTAATTGACTACTTTACTTTTCAGCCCTGACGCGGATTTCAAAACAATGACAAGTAAGTGGCCAGCCGTGTGGGTGAAGATAACCTCCAGCTGGGTTTGTCTCCTTCTCTATCTTTGGACCCTAGTGGCTCCTCCTGTCCTTACTAATAGGGACTTCAGTTAAATTGCTGCACTGTCTGAGCTTACAAAAGTGGGGAACTCTTCACTGAAAGCCAAAATGTTCATGTATTGCTTTAGTTATACTGTCCATGTTCCTGTTTCTTATGTTAATATCAACATGCAGGTGGATAGAAGGTTATGTATTGTGTAATGCTTGATGCAGGATCAAAATTATTATCAGTTACCTTTCTAATTTAACCTTCAGTCCATGTTATCTTattactatatttttaaaattcactacCACTGTGCTGtcaaagcacaaaagaaaatacctgtTCTGTCTAATAGCCACAACCTTTCTAGTGAATAGAAGTAACATTTAGCTAAAGATtaagtaatatattttaaaggacaATTATATTCAGTATAATGCACTAGTATGCTAACGCTTCACTTCCTGGAAGTGTAAGCTATGCTGCTTGATTTCTACATTCCACtgcaaaagttttatttaaagcaaaagtttatttaaattatacttACCTTCCTGTGTTGTGGCAAAAGAACAGGACTTTGAGGTTGAAAAACTGGTTAACTCTAATTCCTTTTAAGAACAAACTTGCCCTTTCTAAGAGCCAATTTCTACATTAACTTCTTTTTTAGTATGTTTGCCAAATATTGAATGGTAAGTGTATGACTAGCTTAAACACCTTTATGATTATGGTGGAAAAGTAGAGCTTCTAATGGATTTCACTTGTCTAATAtgcttataaaaataatgtacaTTAAATGATTTGTTATTGGCACTAAGGTATTTGCACTGTAAACTCATTTGAATAAAGCAGACTAACTACTCAAACTGTCCCAGCTCTGTTGAGAAGTgttaagcagcagcaaaatactACGTACTTACTGAAAAGCTAATTAGCTGCTGTGGTGCACTGTTGGATATGACTGGATGTTATCTCCATGCAGCATAATcatattgtatttcttttgaaacaaacaGCATCTTCTGTGGGATTCTCTGAATGTCAAATTCCATTCCTTGAAGTTTCTCAGGTAAAGTAAAATTTAGTTCTGCAGTAGAAGGCAACACCTTTTTCTAATATAACACTGTGGCACTGATACTTAGTTGCAACTGTGGGTTTAGTGTGGAACTAAAGTAGAAGTTGCTTTTGACTTTTACAATAAACTACCGCAAGATGACACAAGGCAAACACAGTTAAAATATCAAATTAGTAGCTGTTACAATGTATTTAATTACCCAGTCATGCATCATAAAATTACACATTTTGACCACTCcattttataaaatgcaatataaaaataaattttgtcaaAATAAGATGTACACTTAACCACCCAACACCTCTAGGCCCACGTACAACAGAAGGCAAAAATTATTAGTTTGAATAACACTATGATTAACTCATGCCAAAATgagatttaacaaaaaaattacttcaccCAGTTCCTGAAAATACCTCGGGGTTTGTAACACCCATTTGCAAGAGTATAAATTCAAGTACTTTTATGTACAGTATGCAGCTACCTTTTCTCCTACTTAATGCTAAAACCCATGGCTGCCCAGTACAGTTCAAGTAGCTTTCCTTAGTGTGTGTTGGATTTGGCAGGGGTGGTTTATGAACTGGGCAAGGCATATAACCTCTGGAAACAAAGTTATttcaagtggaaaaaagaaCAGATCAGTTCTagtgctgtggggaaaaaaaaccccaaacaaacaaaactaaacccTGTAAGCTTTTCCTATATCTTAACTTGCAGATAAGGAGACTCTATACTTAAAACAAGTGTTTATTGTCCAAATGCTGACATGAGAAATTTTGGGAACAAACTGATTGCTTTGCTAGTAAGTGCTAAAGCTCAAAGAGCACTCTCAGCGCAATAGTCAGGCATGTATAAGATAGAGCTGTACTCTCTAGAAGACAAGCCAAGTGCTGGTTACAAACCTAAAAAAGGGTAGAGATACAGCTCGATAAAGTTGCAACTCTGAGTtctaagaaaaagcaaattagaaGTACTAGTTAGATGCTTGACAAAGGTAAGCCTGGCTTAGTTCAAGCATCCTGACATCAACTGCCCAGCAGCCAGTTTTAAGAAAGAGTTCTAGAGGCATAGCGCAGGCTATTTTCAGCATCAGTAATGTAGCCTTATCTATTATGTTTAAATCATATGCTTTAGTCTTAGTTTCTCTGTGAGcagagaaaaggggagggagaaatgggTCTGGTGTGCCTACTATTTAAGGCATGCAAGAGAAtataaaagcctgaaaaaaagagTTGGTTTCTGTAGAGGTTCCTCAGCCTTCTGCTGAACacaactagattttttttttttgaaggacacTAAATTGAATTTTGAATATTCAACCTCCCTCCCTAGTAGTTACATAAGGGGATCCAAGTAGCTGTTCTTATAGGTTAACTGTCAAAATACCGCTTCAAACCCTGCAGCACAATTAAGGAAAAGAGTATCAAATGCCGGTCATGCTTTCACCTCTAGGAAAAATGGTCCATCctactactatttttttcttaaatgtatatTGTGGCTGGAATTAAGAGGCACTAAAACAACATGACCACCACTGGCTATGTTTGGGTGGTTAAACAGCATGGGCAGCCACTTAACGTTTCTAAATCCTCGTGCTGTATGCTACTGTCTTGCTAGATGGCACAAAGAACTGAATTAATCTCTGTAAAACAAGCAGCACCTTCTGGTCAgaaatgaggaggaaggggcTAGCAGTACTTTTTGACCTTATTTTAAGTAGCTGAAAATGATATGGGTTGTTTCCCCACACTAAAGGTAATAGCTGTCAAAGAAGAGTAAGAATTGACTTACAAGGGTGGGAAAAATCAGATGCTTTCAGTCAGGAAAATTCATCTCTTCCCACCTTTAATATCTAAAGCAGTTCTAGTGATGAGTTCCCTGCTCCCACAAATTCTGAACTGCCACccagaaaaaaagcttcattgTTTGCCCCTTTTCAAAACCCAGTCTCCTCTTATAATACTTGGATGACAGGTATGGCATTTGCTACCCCCTAGTCCCAGGATGAGGTCTGCTGCCAGATCAGGAAGTCAGTACAGTGGTTGAGGAGTCTCTTTTTGGCAGCGCAGTCATGCTGTGGGGAGACTGAGAGGAAGACAGACATTCAAAACAGAGTTTGGCACTTTGAATGTCTGAAATCCTCAAGATGCTTTAGATTTATATTTACAGAAACATAACCAGTAACTATAATCACACTTGGCACTAAATAAAGATTTCATCGAGAGAAAGTGCTCTAGAGAGAAGTCTCCAATTAGAAGGGATGTTCTTTTTCACCAAAGAGTGAAATACTTCACCTTTAATTAAGTGGGTGTGCTTTCCTGGTCCTAGTGAGGTTTCCCATCTCCACACTATTATAGTGCAGAAAAACATGTGCAAAGAGCATGCTGAGAGTTCAGTTCTAAATCAAGAAACAGATTGAACTTGGGGAAGGGGAACAGCTTATTTAGACATAGGTATCTTACCCTGATTTGACATCGGAGTCTTAGTTCTGTCTCTAGACAAAGACCTAGAAGCACAGGTGTACAAGCTACAggtaaatatttcagagataATTAATGTCTAACTTCATACAGGAACACGACAACCAAAGACAAAAGAGGTCAACAAagttgaaaacaaagctgtaacATTTCACAAAAGAGCCGACAAGCACAGTGAACAAAATGCTACAATACCAGGAAATTTAAGAATGTGCTTTCAAATAGCCTGTCTGCATTCGGTTTCACAGACTTAAACTCAAATTCTGCCCAAAGTAACAAGCTAAAGAAGCACCTTGCTGTCTTACATGAAGTATTGCCTTCTATATATCATATGCCAACTGCTACAAAGCCTCCTTACAAATTCTATGTATGAGTTACTTACCAATTCCTCATCACAACCAGCTAAAGAAAAGAACAACTGATAATGTGGGAAGGTGGCTGAcatagatttttcttatttggtCCTGAACCTCATTAGTTGAAGCTGTATCTAATCAAAAGCATTAGCACTTGATCTGAGAGActtcctgttttctgaaagtgaaGATTGCATCTGTTTATAATAAGCTTTGGCACAGATTTGTAGTAGTTGATTCACCAGTTATAGTTCTTCCTACTGTGAGGAAGTTTCAGAGATGATATCCATACTGGTATTCATGGATAAGAAAGTTTTGTTCTGTCTTAATTTGAGATATTCACAGAGCTATTCCAGAAATGCCAACTCACAATCTGAACCAACTGCCAAGTTAGACTTTTATGTTTTTAAGCAACCTTCACTGACAGAACTACATTTTGCAGGGTTCAGAAGCAATTTTCTTGTCTTGGATTACTGGTGTTTTCATAAGGGGAAGGGAACAGATGGTCACAAAGCTAGTAAATCATCATTGTCACTTTTCacctgggcagggagaggataCAAGCTTACCATCCCgcaatatttttttgttctttatcaTTAGAAAGAATAGGTCAGTTTACATCATTCAGAGGTTGACGAGCCTCAGGTATTCTACATAACTTGTGCCCTTTGCCTTTATCATCCCCGAACTCTGCCCTGCCCCCTCTTCAGCTTCCTTTGGTTCTACAGTGTAAAGTGCCTCAGCAGTCTGTTCCTAAACTCCAGGTTTAGGAGTAAGGCAGAGTTCACAACATCACCTAGCAGAACAGATCTTAACTGTGCCAGAAAACTTCCCTTCACTGGTTTGTTAATAACAGTAATAGAGCTGAGGTTTCATGCCTCGCAGAGAATCATCACATTGCTTTTCATCAGCATCCCCACTCACTAGCATGTCATGGGGAGAGCTGTCACAGGGGAGAACCAGCTGTGAAAAATCACGCAGAAAGTCCTCTTCAGAGGCTAGCAGTAGCTCATTCCATGCAGAGATGTCCAGCTTCCCTGAAGTACCACCATACTCCTCAGGAAGGATCACTGGAGGAATGTTTTGATGAAGGGAATTCAGATCACAGCCATgaagaaaaaactgaagaagaaagcaaaagatagCTTTAATAGTGCATATCAAACACTTCACAGCAAATTACTGAAACAGTCAGGTAACAGGCTTATTTTGAGTTAAGAAGCAAATTTTAGAAGTGATGTCTTTATGGGCAAGTGGTAGCAAACAGCATTGGGCAAGTGCAGTTAGACACACTAGTGAGAGAAGTCTTCAGACAACCCAAGTCTAGTGCAGCTGAAATCCCAGCCATAGCGACTTGACGTTTTCTAGTCCATGCGGAGGTTTCAAATTCCGCTCATCCCCAAGTTCGTTCATGGGATTGGAAGTATTTTATCCTTGTAAAAAACATCATCCTTTGCAACTCCATCCAGTCCTACGGCGAGAATACTAGTGCCATGCAGGACATGCCTTGCATAAGGGAGAAGAGCAAGGAAGGGACAACACAGATTTCCTGTGACACCACCTCATCAACAAAGTG is part of the Grus americana isolate bGruAme1 chromosome 17, bGruAme1.mat, whole genome shotgun sequence genome and encodes:
- the SERINC3 gene encoding serine incorporator 3 isoform X1, producing MGAALGVCSLASWIPCLCSGASCLLCRCCPNSKNSTVTRLIYAFLLLLSTVLACIMLAPGMEEQLKKIPGFCDEGLHTRIPHMNGFVDCDVFVGYRAVYRISFAMAVFFFLLSLFMIEVKTSNDPRASVHNGFWFFKIAVIVAIMVGAFYIPEGPFTRAWFAIGVCGAFCFILIQLVLLVDFAHSWNESWVERMEEGNSKCWYAALLSCTSLFYALSLVFVVLFYVFYTKPDDCTENKFFISFNMILCFAVSVVSILPKVQEHQPRSGLLQSSVITLYTMYLTWSAMSNEPERNCNPSLLNIITQIATPTLLPANTTVVPATPAPPKSLQWWDAQSVVGLVIFVLCLLYSSIRSSSNSQVNKLTLSGSDSAILEETVGTGSGAAEEGGVRRVMDNEKDGVQYSYTFFHFMLFLASLYIMMTLTNWYSPDADFKTMTSKWPAVWVKITSSWVCLLLYLWTLVAPPVLTNRDFS
- the SERINC3 gene encoding serine incorporator 3 isoform X2, with product MLAPGMEEQLKKIPGFCDEGLHTRIPHMNGFVDCDVFVGYRAVYRISFAMAVFFFLLSLFMIEVKTSNDPRASVHNGFWFFKIAVIVAIMVGAFYIPEGPFTRAWFAIGVCGAFCFILIQLVLLVDFAHSWNESWVERMEEGNSKCWYAALLSCTSLFYALSLVFVVLFYVFYTKPDDCTENKFFISFNMILCFAVSVVSILPKVQEHQPRSGLLQSSVITLYTMYLTWSAMSNEPERNCNPSLLNIITQIATPTLLPANTTVVPATPAPPKSLQWWDAQSVVGLVIFVLCLLYSSIRSSSNSQVNKLTLSGSDSAILEETVGTGSGAAEEGGVRRVMDNEKDGVQYSYTFFHFMLFLASLYIMMTLTNWYSPDADFKTMTSKWPAVWVKITSSWVCLLLYLWTLVAPPVLTNRDFS